From the Limisphaerales bacterium genome, one window contains:
- a CDS encoding FtsX-like permease family protein gives MNPLKLILKEMGHRKVNAIFGLLAVAVAVGGSIIFHTAFAGSLQRTKRIQRDMGQNLRIVSKDTDLAHFWDEGYSKTMFPENWVQSFTNINDTINYSHLSAVLKWEVQWRGSPAMLYGLAPREVAPPGRKKPIMITPVKLGTVQLGKTLAQIHDVKRDERVTVEGGNFEVARVLSEKGSGAEIRIYMHLADAQKVLGREGFINEIQALDCYCADETQDTLALLREQLEPILPEAQVFRMQDMAEAREKQRRDIEQTFSTLMPAVIILCGVIVGVLAFVNTRARRQEIGTLRALGKGSGEVAALFLGKALLLGVVGAVGGFALGTGLLFGWGNEVLQISPKLIVWDFENLKWALLLAPVLTALASFIPAMLAVTQDPADTLRHDG, from the coding sequence CGCAAGGTGAACGCCATATTCGGTTTGTTGGCCGTTGCCGTTGCCGTGGGCGGTTCAATTATTTTTCATACCGCTTTCGCCGGAAGTCTGCAGCGCACCAAACGCATCCAGCGTGATATGGGCCAGAATCTTCGCATCGTTTCCAAGGACACCGACCTCGCGCATTTTTGGGATGAAGGTTATTCAAAAACTATGTTTCCGGAAAATTGGGTGCAAAGTTTCACAAATATCAATGACACCATCAACTACTCGCATCTCTCCGCCGTGTTGAAATGGGAGGTGCAATGGCGAGGCTCGCCCGCGATGCTTTACGGCCTCGCCCCGCGCGAAGTGGCGCCGCCCGGCCGCAAGAAACCTATTATGATTACGCCAGTGAAACTGGGCACCGTGCAGCTGGGAAAAACGCTCGCACAAATCCACGATGTCAAACGCGATGAACGCGTCACGGTCGAAGGCGGCAATTTTGAAGTCGCCCGCGTGTTGTCGGAAAAAGGCAGCGGCGCGGAGATTCGTATTTATATGCACCTTGCCGATGCGCAAAAAGTTCTAGGGCGTGAAGGGTTCATCAATGAAATTCAAGCGCTCGATTGCTATTGTGCCGACGAAACGCAGGACACCCTTGCGCTATTGCGCGAACAGCTCGAGCCCATCCTGCCGGAAGCGCAAGTTTTCCGAATGCAGGATATGGCCGAGGCGCGCGAAAAACAGAGGCGCGATATTGAGCAAACTTTTTCCACGCTAATGCCCGCAGTCATTATTCTGTGCGGCGTCATCGTTGGCGTGCTTGCCTTTGTGAACACCCGCGCGCGACGCCAGGAAATTGGCACCCTCCGCGCGCTTGGAAAAGGCAGCGGCGAGGTCGCCGCGTTGTTTCTCGGCAAGGCTTTGTTGCTTGGCGTGGTGGGCGCGGTGGGGGGCTTTGCGTTGGGTACGGGGTTGCTGTTTGGCTGGGGGAATGAAGTGCTGCAAATTTCACCCAAACTCATTGTTTGGGATTTCGAAAACCTTAAATGGGCTCTGCTGCTTGCGCCGGTGTTGACGGCTTTGGCGAGTTTTATTCCGGCGATGCTGGCGGTCACACAAGATCCCGCCGACACGCTGCGACACGACGGATGA